The genomic region ACCATCGGCCCCGGCAACATCGCCGGCACCGCCCTCATGGCCCCGGTGGCCATGGCGATCGCCACCCGCATCGGCATGTCCGCCTTCCTGATGACACTCGTCGTCGTCGGCGCGGCCAACGGCGCGGCCTTCTCGCCTTTCGCCCCCACGGGAATCATCTCCAACGGCCTTATCGCCAAGATGGCCACCCAGCTCAACCTCACCGACCTCAGCGGCCTCGCCTGGAAGATCCACTTCAACTCCGAGGTTGCCCAGGGCGTCATCAACTTCGCCGGCTTCATGTTGCTCGGCGGCTGGGCCTGGATCAGCAAGCAGCGCGGCGAAAAGATCGACATCGACGAATTCGCCCCCAAGCCCGAGCCGTTCGACAAGCACCAGTTGCTCACCCTGGCGATGGTCTTTGTGCTCATCCTCCTGGTAGTACTGCCCGGCCTCGCCCCGCTGAAGCCCTTCTTCAAGGCTAACAAGTGGCTGGCCAACATGATCACCAATGTCGGCACGATCGCCTTCATCCTCGCTGGCGTGCTGATGCTGACCGGCTCGGGTGACAGCAAAAAGGCCATCAAGGTCATGCCCTGGGGCGTTATCATGATGGTCTGCGGCGTCACCGTGCTGATCGAAGTCATGGACAAATCGGGCGGCCTCAACGCCCTCGTCAAGATGATCGGCGCCATCTCCGGTCCGGTCACCGTCAACGCCTGGCTCGGCCTCATCACCGGCGTCATCTCGGCCTACTCCAGCTCCT from Sporomusaceae bacterium harbors:
- a CDS encoding SLC13 family permease — its product is TIGPGNIAGTALMAPVAMAIATRIGMSAFLMTLVVVGAANGAAFSPFAPTGIISNGLIAKMATQLNLTDLSGLAWKIHFNSEVAQGVINFAGFMLLGGWAWISKQRGEKIDIDEFAPKPEPFDKHQLLTLAMVFVLILLVVLPGLAPLKPFFKANKWLANMITNVGTIAFILAGVLMLTGSGDSKKAIKVMPWGVIMMVCGVTVLIEVMDKSGGLNALVKMIGAISGPVTVNAWLGLITGVISAYSSSSGVVVPMFLPMVPGLIKEIGGGDPVALISSINVGAHLVDSSPLSTLGALCIACAGDHEDKAKLFRNLLIWGLSMSVVGAFACWLFFGVLGL